From Anaerobiospirillum thomasii:
CCAGCCATCAGCATAGCGGCAAATGATAAGTAAGGATTGGCCATGCAGTCTGGGAAACGAATCTCAATGTGGGCAGTCTTTGGATTCTGAGCTACAGGAATACGGATAGAAGCAGATCTGTTGGATGCTGAGTAAGCCAGCATTACAGGAGCCTCAAAGTGTGGTACTAGTCTCTTGTATGAGTTGGTTGATGGGTTGGTGAAAGCATTCAGGGCCTTGGCGTGCTTGATGATACCGCCTATAAACCATAAAGCTTCCTGAGATAAACCGCCGTACATATTACCGGCAAATGTGTTTACACCATTGCGGGCAATAGACATATGGCAGTGCATACCTGAGCCGTTGTCACCAAAAATTGGCTTTGGCATGAAAGTAGCTGTCTTGTTGTGCTTATTGGCTACATTGTGCACAACATACTTGTAAATCATAACCTCGTCGGCTTTCTTGGTCAGAGTATTGTATTTGGTGGCAATCTCATTCTGGCCACAGGTTGCAACCTCGTGGTGGTGAGCCTCAACTACAAGACCCATATCCTCCATAACCAGACACATCTCTGATCTGATATCCTGAGATGGATCTACAGGAGGTACAGGGAAGTAACCGCCTTTTACAGAAGTGTGGTGACCAAGGTTACCCTGCTCATATTCAGCATCTGTATTCCAGGCAGCCTCATAATCGTCCACCTGATACATACAGCCACCCATCTTGGTTGAGTACTTGACATCATCAAAAAGGAAGAACTCAGGCTCTGGACCTACCAGCACCTCATCACCTAAACCGGTTGAACGCAGATACTCTTCTGCTCTTTTGGCTACAGATCTTGGATCTCTGTCATAACCTGTCATTGTATCTGCCTCAAGAACATCGCAGCGAACAATAATGGTAGGATCAAGGAAGAAAGGATCAATATGTACACTGTCTGGATCAGGCATTAAAATCATGTCTGATTTGTCAATTCCCTTCCATCCTGCCATGGATGAACCGTCAAAAAGCTTGCCCTCAGCAAAGAAGTCCTCATTGATAAGGCTTGCAGGGATAGAGACATGTTGCTCTTTGCCCTTGGTATCGGTAAAACGCAGATCTGCAAACTTTACTTCGTTATCTTTAATGAGCTCGAGCACCTCAGTTACTGACATAATTATCTCCTGAACCTTAAATCTAAGGTTTTGAACTGGTATTACTAAACTGAAACCTGTAAATTGCGGGGAATCTAAAAATATCTTTTTAGATCATATTTAACTTTGTATAATTTTAACAGATAGCCAAGATATCTCACAATCTATATTTACTATATACAATTACTTTCCACTTTAAATACGGCTTTTTTGCCTCAATTTATCAAATTTGCACGCTTTTAGTCCTTATAAATCTATGCTTTGCAATTTTTTTTTATAAATATGCAAGCAAAAATAGATAAATACGTTAAAATACTCACACATTTTTATACTCATCAGAGGGCAATCTCCTCAAAGTCAATACAGGTTTATAAACATGGATGTACAAAAGATCCGCAATATTGCGATCATAGCCCACGTTGATCATGGTAAAACAACTTTAGTTGATAAGCTTTTACGCCAGTCGGGCACTCTTGACAGAACTGAGCTTGGTCAGGAACGCGTGATGGACTCAAATGCCATTGAAAAAGAGCGCGGCATTACTATTCTGTCAAAAAATACAGCCATTAATTACAATGACTACAGAATCAATATCGTAGACACCCCAGGACATGCTGATTTTGGCGGTGAAGTTGAGCGTGTTATGTCAATGGTAGACTGTGTGCTGCTGCTTGTTGATGCAGTTGACGGTCCAATGCCACAGACACGCTTTGTAACTCAGAAGGCATTTGCCAAGGGTCTGAACCCTATTGTTGTTATCAACAAGTGCGACAGACCAGGCGCCCGCCCTGACTGGGTTATAGATCAGGTTTTTGATCTCTTTGATAATCTTGGTGCTACAGATGAACAGCTTGATTTCCCTATCATCTATGCATCTGCTTTATCAGGCTGGGCTTCACTTGATCCTAATGAGCATGGCAACACCATGGATCCTCTTTTTGAAACCATTATAGAGAAAGTATCACCACCTAAGGCTGACAGTGAAGGTCCATTCCAGATGCAGATCTCATCACTTGACTTTACCTCTTATGTTGGTGTTATCGGTGTAGGCCGTGTTACCCGTGGTAAAGCCAAAGCCAATCAGCCTGTAACCATTGTAAGTGCTGACGGTCAGACTAGACAGGGTCGTATAGGTCAGGTGCTAGGTTATCTTGGTCTGCG
This genomic window contains:
- the glnA gene encoding type I glutamate--ammonia ligase; protein product: MSVTEVLELIKDNEVKFADLRFTDTKGKEQHVSIPASLINEDFFAEGKLFDGSSMAGWKGIDKSDMILMPDPDSVHIDPFFLDPTIIVRCDVLEADTMTGYDRDPRSVAKRAEEYLRSTGLGDEVLVGPEPEFFLFDDVKYSTKMGGCMYQVDDYEAAWNTDAEYEQGNLGHHTSVKGGYFPVPPVDPSQDIRSEMCLVMEDMGLVVEAHHHEVATCGQNEIATKYNTLTKKADEVMIYKYVVHNVANKHNKTATFMPKPIFGDNGSGMHCHMSIARNGVNTFAGNMYGGLSQEALWFIGGIIKHAKALNAFTNPSTNSYKRLVPHFEAPVMLAYSASNRSASIRIPVAQNPKTAHIEIRFPDCMANPYLSFAAMLMAG